The Collimonas fungivorans Ter331 genome has a segment encoding these proteins:
- a CDS encoding cystathionine gamma-synthase family protein, with translation MTQKYGFTTTILHSDRQKPIEHGAPHKPIHTSVTWGYSDARQLADVFQGKQSGYRYGRQGNPTVAALEDKVTKMEGGLATICFASGMAAIGAVIQGLLREGDHVVSSAFLFGNTASMWQTYGGQGGKVTMVDATDVAQVEAALTPATRVVFVETIANPRTQVADLKRIGELCQARGILFVVDNTMTSPYLFQPRLVGAGLVINSLTKSIGGHGNALGGAVTDTGLFDWSRFPNILDGYKRNPQPQWGLAQMRAKSLRDFGASLGPEAAHHIAVGAETIALRMERSSASALAVAQMLEADPRVAAVHYPGLASHPQHALAADLFRSNGYLFSFELKQDIDCFDYLNRLKLAISGTHLGDNRTLVIAVAHTIFYEMGAERRAAMGISESLIRVSVGIEDTADLVEDFRQALQA, from the coding sequence ATGACTCAAAAATACGGCTTCACCACCACCATCCTGCACAGCGACCGCCAGAAACCCATCGAGCACGGCGCTCCGCACAAGCCTATCCATACCTCGGTGACCTGGGGCTACAGCGATGCGCGCCAGCTGGCCGATGTGTTCCAGGGCAAGCAGTCAGGTTATCGCTACGGCCGCCAGGGCAACCCGACTGTCGCGGCGCTGGAGGACAAGGTCACCAAGATGGAGGGCGGCCTGGCTACCATCTGCTTCGCTTCCGGCATGGCGGCGATCGGCGCGGTGATACAAGGCTTGCTGCGCGAAGGCGACCATGTGGTGTCGTCGGCATTCCTGTTCGGCAATACCGCCAGCATGTGGCAGACCTACGGCGGCCAAGGCGGCAAGGTGACCATGGTCGATGCTACCGACGTGGCGCAGGTGGAAGCGGCATTGACGCCGGCGACCCGTGTCGTATTCGTTGAAACCATCGCCAATCCTCGCACCCAGGTCGCCGACCTCAAGCGCATCGGCGAGCTGTGCCAGGCGCGCGGCATCCTGTTCGTGGTCGACAACACCATGACGTCGCCTTATCTGTTCCAGCCCAGGCTGGTAGGTGCCGGCCTAGTGATCAATTCCCTGACCAAGTCCATCGGCGGCCATGGCAACGCCCTGGGCGGCGCAGTCACCGACACCGGCTTGTTTGACTGGAGCCGCTTTCCCAACATCCTCGACGGCTACAAGCGCAATCCGCAGCCGCAGTGGGGTCTGGCGCAAATGCGCGCCAAGAGCTTGCGCGATTTCGGCGCTTCGCTCGGGCCCGAAGCGGCGCACCATATTGCGGTAGGCGCCGAAACCATCGCGTTGCGCATGGAGCGCAGCAGCGCCAGCGCGCTGGCGGTGGCGCAGATGCTGGAGGCCGATCCGCGGGTAGCGGCGGTGCATTACCCGGGACTGGCTTCGCATCCGCAACATGCTTTGGCAGCAGACCTGTTTCGCTCGAACGGCTATCTGTTCAGTTTTGAATTGAAGCAGGATATCGATTGCTTCGATTACCTGAACCGGCTGAAACTGGCGATTTCCGGCACCCACCTGGGCGACAACCGGACCCTGGTGATCGCGGTTGCGCATACCATTTTCTACGAGATGGGAGCAGAGCGCCGCGCCGCCATGGGCATCAGCGAATCGCTGATCCGGGTATCGGTCGGGATTGAAGATACGGCAGACCTGGTGGAGGACTTCAGGCAGGCGCTGCAAGCTTAA
- a CDS encoding phosphopantetheine-binding protein has protein sequence MQQLEEEVKQVIIDVLQLEDMTPADIVSDAPLFVDGLGLDSIDALELGVAIQKRYGISLSADSAETRNHFASVQTLAAMIASNRKK, from the coding sequence ATGCAGCAGCTTGAAGAAGAAGTGAAGCAGGTCATCATCGATGTCCTGCAGTTGGAAGACATGACTCCCGCCGACATCGTCAGCGATGCGCCGTTGTTTGTCGATGGCCTCGGCCTGGATTCGATCGATGCGCTGGAACTCGGCGTGGCGATCCAGAAGCGTTACGGCATTTCATTGTCGGCCGATTCGGCCGAGACGCGCAACCATTTTGCTTCGGTACAGACGCTGGCTGCAATGATCGCCAGCAACAGAAAGAAATGA
- a CDS encoding CvpA family protein produces MTIFDYLVFFVLICSVVISTLRGLVKEILSLASWVIALVVANAYGENLAKLLPDAIPGNVTRLIVAFLALFIGVRLLMMLLSSALDAVVKASGLGAVDHGLGVLFGLARGLVLVLAAVLVCGATAIPQQPFWRDAMLSPLAEAAARTVIPYLPGQFASHLKF; encoded by the coding sequence GTGACAATTTTCGACTATCTGGTGTTTTTTGTACTGATCTGCTCGGTCGTGATCAGCACCCTGCGCGGCCTGGTAAAGGAAATCCTGTCATTGGCGAGTTGGGTCATCGCCTTGGTGGTGGCCAACGCGTATGGTGAAAATCTGGCAAAATTGCTCCCCGACGCGATTCCCGGGAATGTAACGCGCTTAATCGTGGCTTTCCTAGCCCTGTTTATTGGCGTAAGGTTATTAATGATGTTGTTGAGTTCGGCGCTTGACGCCGTGGTCAAGGCCAGCGGTCTGGGGGCGGTGGACCATGGGCTGGGCGTGCTGTTCGGACTGGCGCGCGGCCTGGTGCTGGTGCTGGCGGCGGTCCTGGTGTGTGGTGCTACGGCAATTCCGCAACAGCCTTTCTGGCGCGATGCGATGCTGAGCCCGCTGGCGGAAGCTGCCGCGCGAACTGTGATTCCCTATTTGCCGGGACAGTTCGCCAGCCACCTGAAGTTTTGA
- a CDS encoding SPOR domain-containing protein — translation MGLFSFLRKNKQQTDPDQGVYRSKADTFGPGAEQAELPLRSRKAKAGKAGNQSNEAVDPVLPEKKRARRRLVGAVALVLAVVIILPMILDSEPKPLADDIAIQIPSRDKPGAGASASASAAAPVSNSSGLDQQEEIVDPASTPAMPATPAVPPAAVASKPPVTGNTAATTAPPPRVAAIVPPEAAPKPEPKPEPKPKPEAKPEAAPKPESKPAPVAEKHDDAARAQAILEGRADAAPAAADKKPAKYVLQVAALASQDKVDELQGKLKEAGIRSYTQKVPTQAGERIRIRVGPFGSKEEAEKARAKLGKLGLNGSLIPG, via the coding sequence ATGGGTTTGTTCTCTTTTCTTCGCAAAAACAAGCAGCAAACCGACCCTGACCAGGGTGTTTATCGTTCCAAGGCCGATACCTTCGGTCCCGGCGCCGAGCAGGCCGAACTGCCGCTGCGCAGCCGCAAAGCCAAGGCAGGCAAGGCCGGCAACCAGTCCAATGAAGCGGTAGATCCGGTCCTGCCGGAAAAGAAGCGCGCCCGGCGCCGCCTGGTGGGAGCAGTTGCCCTGGTGCTGGCGGTCGTCATCATATTGCCGATGATCCTCGATTCAGAGCCGAAACCGCTGGCTGACGATATTGCGATCCAGATTCCGTCGCGCGACAAGCCGGGCGCTGGCGCCAGCGCCTCGGCCAGCGCGGCGGCGCCGGTCAGCAATAGCAGCGGTCTCGACCAGCAGGAAGAAATAGTCGATCCGGCCAGCACCCCGGCCATGCCAGCTACGCCGGCCGTGCCGCCGGCAGCCGTCGCCAGCAAACCGCCGGTCACCGGCAATACGGCCGCGACTACCGCGCCGCCACCCAGAGTAGCTGCAATTGTGCCTCCTGAAGCTGCGCCAAAGCCGGAACCCAAGCCTGAGCCGAAACCGAAGCCGGAAGCCAAGCCGGAAGCCGCGCCAAAACCGGAATCGAAGCCGGCTCCGGTCGCGGAAAAGCATGACGATGCAGCGCGCGCGCAGGCAATCCTGGAAGGGCGCGCCGACGCCGCGCCGGCCGCCGCCGACAAGAAACCGGCGAAATACGTGCTGCAGGTCGCCGCGCTGGCGTCGCAGGACAAGGTCGATGAGCTGCAGGGCAAGCTGAAAGAAGCCGGCATCCGCTCCTATACGCAAAAAGTCCCGACCCAGGCGGGTGAGCGCATCCGTATCCGTGTCGGCCCGTTCGGCAGCAAGGAAGAGGCTGAAAAGGCCCGCGCCAAACTGGGCAAGCTGGGGCTGAACGGCAGCCTGATCCCTGGTTGA
- the folC gene encoding bifunctional tetrahydrofolate synthase/dihydrofolate synthase produces MSNIPAKPVTLADWLSLLESRHFKTIDMGLDRVVQVKERLQLQFDCPVIMVAGTNGKGSTCAMLESILLRAGYKVGLYIKPHFLDFNERARIGGESASDAALIASFEAVEAQRGDISLTYFEFTTLAIMHLLAQAKLDVVILEVGLGGRLDAVNIVDADVAIVTSVDIDHVEYLGDTREKIGFEKAGIFRAGKTAVCSDPVPPQSLIDHANAIGADLWLLGRDFNYTGDKQQWNYGGRGQRRNALGYPSLRGANQLLNASAALAALEALRDRLPVSAQEVRSGFVMMDLPGRFQVLPGQPLVILDVAHNPHAAATLAQNLDNMGFHPYTYAVFGAMLDKDIEGIVAQLKTRIDHWCLTSLPLPRAASGEQLQERLLEAGVHAEPGPDAQSSILSFDSPELAYANALSRAGENDRIVVFGSFLTVAGVMAARKSGFH; encoded by the coding sequence ATGTCAAATATTCCCGCCAAGCCCGTGACGCTTGCCGACTGGCTCTCCCTGCTGGAGTCGCGCCATTTCAAAACCATCGACATGGGCCTGGACCGGGTGGTGCAGGTGAAAGAACGGCTGCAGCTGCAATTCGACTGTCCGGTGATCATGGTGGCGGGCACCAACGGCAAGGGCTCGACCTGCGCCATGCTGGAGTCGATCCTGCTGCGCGCCGGCTACAAGGTCGGCCTGTACATCAAGCCGCATTTCCTCGATTTCAACGAACGCGCCCGCATCGGCGGCGAATCGGCCTCGGATGCGGCCCTGATCGCCAGCTTCGAAGCGGTGGAAGCGCAGCGCGGCGACATTTCCCTGACGTATTTCGAATTCACCACCCTCGCCATCATGCACTTGCTGGCGCAGGCAAAGCTTGACGTGGTGATCCTCGAAGTGGGCCTCGGCGGGCGCCTGGACGCGGTCAATATCGTCGATGCCGACGTCGCCATCGTCACCAGCGTCGATATCGACCACGTTGAATACCTGGGCGACACCCGCGAGAAAATCGGCTTTGAAAAGGCCGGCATCTTCCGCGCCGGCAAAACCGCGGTCTGCAGCGATCCGGTGCCGCCGCAATCCCTGATCGACCACGCCAACGCCATCGGCGCCGACCTCTGGCTGCTGGGCCGCGATTTCAACTATACCGGCGACAAGCAGCAGTGGAACTACGGTGGCCGCGGCCAGCGCCGCAATGCGCTCGGCTATCCCAGCCTGCGCGGCGCCAACCAGCTGCTCAATGCGTCGGCGGCGCTGGCGGCGCTGGAAGCCTTGCGTGACCGCCTGCCGGTCAGCGCGCAGGAAGTGCGCAGCGGCTTCGTCATGATGGATTTGCCGGGCCGCTTCCAGGTCTTGCCGGGCCAGCCGCTGGTGATCCTGGACGTCGCCCACAATCCGCATGCGGCGGCCACGCTGGCGCAGAACCTCGACAACATGGGTTTCCATCCCTATACCTATGCCGTGTTCGGCGCCATGCTGGACAAGGATATCGAAGGCATCGTCGCGCAGCTGAAGACGCGCATCGACCACTGGTGTCTGACCTCCTTGCCGCTGCCGCGCGCGGCCAGCGGCGAACAGTTGCAAGAACGTTTGCTGGAAGCGGGTGTCCATGCAGAGCCGGGGCCGGATGCGCAAAGCAGCATCCTTTCCTTCGATTCTCCCGAGCTGGCCTATGCAAATGCATTAAGCAGGGCAGGCGAGAATGATAGAATTGTGGTTTTCGGATCGTTCCTGACCGTGGCTGGCGTAATGGCAGCCAGGAAGTCTGGATTCCACTGA
- the purF gene encoding amidophosphoribosyltransferase, with the protein MCGIVGIASHNPANQLIYDALLLLQHRGQDAAGIATNHGNGFFMHKANGLVRDVFRTRNMRSLPGNYGIGQVRYPTAGTASAEEAQPFYVNAPFGIILAHNGNLTNAEQLKIEMFKNDRRHINTDSDTEVLLNVLAHEIQQETRGYSLDPGVLFKAVANVHKRVRGSYAVVAQIAGHGLLAFRDPYGIRPLCIGLNETDKGTEYVIASESVALEGLGFRFLRDVTPGEAIFIDIDGQMYNQQCADNPTLNPCAFEFVYLARPDSIIDGASVYATRLKMGEYLADKIKREFPSGDIDVVMPIPDSSRPAAIQLALKLNIEYREGFIKNRYIGRTFLMPGQAIRKKSVRQKLNAIGSEFKGKTVLLVDDSIVRGTTSREIVQMARDSGAKRVIFASAAPPVKFPNVYGIDMPTRGELIAYGRSDEEVCREITADALVYQDIDALKRSISDINPLLRNFEASCFDGNYITGDISRDYLDRIEFARNNPKPESEDAVRSQLNLSLAQVD; encoded by the coding sequence ATGTGTGGCATAGTCGGCATCGCTTCCCATAACCCCGCCAATCAGCTCATCTATGACGCCTTGTTGCTTTTGCAGCATCGCGGCCAGGATGCAGCGGGGATCGCAACCAACCACGGCAACGGATTTTTCATGCACAAGGCCAACGGCCTGGTGCGCGACGTTTTCCGTACCCGCAACATGCGTTCCTTGCCAGGCAACTACGGCATCGGCCAGGTGCGTTATCCAACCGCGGGCACCGCCAGCGCGGAAGAGGCGCAACCGTTTTACGTCAATGCGCCGTTCGGCATTATCCTGGCGCACAACGGCAACCTGACCAATGCCGAGCAGCTGAAGATCGAGATGTTCAAGAACGATCGCCGCCATATCAACACCGATTCCGATACCGAAGTGCTGCTCAACGTACTGGCGCACGAGATCCAGCAAGAAACCCGCGGTTATTCGCTCGATCCGGGCGTGCTGTTCAAGGCCGTGGCCAATGTCCACAAACGGGTGCGCGGTTCTTACGCCGTGGTGGCGCAGATCGCCGGCCACGGTTTGCTGGCTTTCCGCGATCCTTACGGCATCCGGCCGCTGTGCATCGGTCTCAACGAAACCGACAAGGGCACCGAATACGTCATCGCCAGCGAATCGGTCGCGCTGGAAGGCCTGGGTTTCCGCTTCCTGCGCGACGTGACGCCCGGCGAAGCGATTTTCATCGACATCGACGGCCAGATGTACAACCAGCAATGCGCCGACAATCCGACCCTGAATCCGTGCGCCTTTGAATTCGTCTACCTGGCCCGTCCCGATTCGATCATCGACGGTGCCTCGGTATATGCTACCCGCCTGAAAATGGGCGAGTACCTGGCCGACAAGATCAAGCGCGAATTCCCCAGCGGCGACATCGACGTGGTCATGCCGATTCCCGATTCGTCGCGTCCGGCCGCAATCCAGCTGGCGCTCAAGCTGAATATCGAATACCGCGAAGGTTTCATCAAGAACCGTTACATCGGCCGCACGTTCCTGATGCCGGGACAGGCGATCCGCAAGAAATCGGTGCGCCAGAAACTCAATGCGATCGGCTCCGAATTCAAGGGCAAGACCGTGCTGCTGGTCGACGATTCGATCGTGCGCGGCACCACCAGCCGCGAGATCGTACAGATGGCGCGCGATTCCGGCGCCAAGCGCGTGATCTTCGCCTCGGCCGCGCCGCCGGTGAAGTTCCCCAACGTCTACGGCATCGACATGCCGACCCGCGGCGAGCTGATCGCCTACGGCCGCAGCGATGAAGAAGTGTGCCGCGAAATTACCGCCGATGCGCTGGTGTACCAGGATATCGACGCCCTCAAGCGTTCGATTTCCGACATCAATCCATTGCTGAGGAATTTCGAGGCTTCCTGCTTCGACGGCAACTACATCACTGGCGATATTTCGCGCGACTACCTCGACCGCATCGAGTTCGCACGCAACAATCCCAAGCCTGAAAGCGAAGACGCGGTGCGTTCGCAGCTGAACCTGAGCCTGGCGCAAGTCGACTAG
- a CDS encoding TetR/AcrR family transcriptional regulator yields MEQKAPRRTREKIMDLSLRLFNEFGEPNITTTIIADEMKISPGNLYYHFRNKDDIVNSIFVTFEEEISRMLAMTQGQRPTMHDVWHYLHHMFQLIWRYRFFYRDLNDLLSRNRTLELHFKEIFGHKIAVVKELCQGLHEDQTLQASPAEIDALSSNMVVVASYWLSYQYVLNPRQYTEQAVVEHALASGCYQVLSLMHPYLRGETLLHFEQLKTKYLQTNA; encoded by the coding sequence ATGGAGCAAAAGGCGCCGCGTCGTACCCGCGAAAAAATCATGGACCTGTCGTTACGGCTCTTCAACGAGTTCGGCGAACCCAACATCACCACCACCATCATCGCCGACGAGATGAAGATCTCGCCTGGCAACCTGTATTACCATTTCCGGAACAAGGACGATATCGTCAATTCGATCTTCGTCACCTTCGAAGAAGAAATCAGCCGCATGCTGGCCATGACGCAAGGACAGCGTCCCACCATGCACGACGTCTGGCACTATCTGCACCATATGTTCCAGCTGATCTGGCGCTATCGCTTCTTCTATCGCGACCTCAACGACCTGCTGTCGCGCAACCGTACCCTGGAGCTGCACTTCAAGGAAATCTTCGGCCACAAGATAGCGGTGGTCAAAGAACTGTGCCAGGGCTTGCACGAAGACCAGACGCTGCAGGCCAGCCCGGCCGAGATCGACGCCCTGTCATCGAACATGGTGGTGGTAGCCAGCTACTGGCTGTCTTACCAGTACGTCCTGAATCCACGCCAGTACACCGAACAGGCGGTCGTCGAGCACGCACTGGCGAGCGGCTGCTACCAGGTCCTGTCGCTCATGCATCCCTACCTGCGCGGCGAAACCCTGCTGCATTTCGAGCAGCTGAAAACAAAATACCTGCAAACCAACGCCTGA
- a CDS encoding lysophospholipid acyltransferase family protein, translating into MIKHANRYWRVLATGFSFVLFALGGLLLRILVFPVLNLLIWERQLRVLVARRVIRLVFRGFVGCMRWLGVLDYDIRGLERLERQGLLILANHPTLIDTVFLMAFVKRADCIVKRRLWDNPFTRGPIRAAGYISNEYCGNEHGGGLIEDCTRSLQRGSNLIIFPEGTRTAGDGQINLKRGAANIAVRSLSNVTPIVIRCLPPTLGKGVKWWQVPPIAAHFSIEVKEDIDVHEFLAKAGSEVLAARHLTAYLQDYFRKESQGYAAA; encoded by the coding sequence ATGATTAAACACGCCAACCGCTACTGGCGCGTGCTGGCGACCGGTTTCAGCTTCGTGCTGTTCGCGCTCGGCGGCCTGCTGCTGCGGATCTTGGTGTTTCCTGTCTTGAACCTGCTGATATGGGAAAGACAACTGCGGGTATTGGTGGCGCGTCGCGTGATCCGCTTGGTGTTTCGCGGTTTTGTCGGGTGCATGCGCTGGCTCGGGGTGCTGGATTACGATATCCGCGGACTGGAACGGCTGGAGCGGCAAGGCTTGCTGATCCTGGCAAACCACCCGACCTTGATCGACACGGTGTTCCTGATGGCTTTCGTCAAGCGCGCCGACTGCATTGTCAAAAGGCGGCTCTGGGACAATCCGTTTACGCGCGGACCGATCAGGGCCGCCGGCTATATCAGCAACGAGTACTGCGGCAACGAGCATGGCGGCGGGCTGATCGAGGATTGCACCCGCTCCTTGCAGCGCGGCAGCAACCTGATCATTTTTCCGGAGGGCACCCGCACCGCGGGCGACGGTCAGATCAATTTAAAGCGCGGCGCGGCCAACATTGCGGTGCGCAGCCTGTCGAACGTGACGCCGATAGTGATTCGCTGCCTGCCGCCGACCTTGGGCAAGGGCGTCAAATGGTGGCAGGTGCCGCCGATTGCCGCGCATTTCAGCATTGAAGTAAAAGAAGACATAGATGTCCACGAGTTTCTCGCAAAAGCCGGTAGCGAAGTGTTGGCAGCCAGGCATCTGACCGCCTATCTGCAAGATTATTTTAGAAAAGAAAGCCAGGGTTATGCAGCAGCTTGA
- a CDS encoding beta-ketoacyl synthase chain length factor, with translation MKLGGVRFSIVSDAAWAPGLDTAAAWLGWAAQPYAIEGSGDAAVAAMPAMLRRRAGAMGKMALEAAYRCLDGKTGVPTVFCSRHGECARSIELLADLAQDQPLSPTSFSLSVHNAAAGLFSIARKDQASHTALAAGHSGVEHAVIEACGLLADGAPEVLLVVYDCQLPELFQEFQDCLEQPFAWAWLMSAESVGSGHRMALSWDGAGQDETNAMAQESNNGRQPGGLDVLAFYLRSDRELVRNADGRRWCWERHAHD, from the coding sequence ATGAAACTCGGGGGAGTTCGGTTTTCAATTGTATCTGATGCAGCATGGGCGCCCGGGCTGGATACGGCCGCCGCATGGCTGGGCTGGGCGGCGCAGCCCTATGCCATCGAAGGCAGCGGCGATGCAGCCGTTGCGGCCATGCCCGCGATGCTGCGCCGGCGTGCCGGCGCCATGGGGAAAATGGCGCTGGAAGCGGCTTATCGCTGCCTCGACGGCAAGACCGGCGTGCCAACCGTGTTTTGTTCCCGCCACGGCGAGTGCGCACGCTCGATAGAGCTGCTGGCCGACCTGGCCCAAGACCAGCCCTTGTCTCCCACTTCTTTCAGCTTGTCGGTCCACAACGCCGCCGCCGGCCTGTTTTCGATCGCGCGCAAGGACCAGGCCAGCCATACTGCCCTGGCGGCCGGGCACAGCGGCGTCGAGCACGCGGTGATTGAAGCCTGCGGCTTGCTGGCCGACGGTGCGCCGGAGGTGCTGCTGGTGGTTTATGACTGCCAGTTGCCGGAACTGTTTCAAGAGTTCCAGGATTGCCTGGAGCAGCCTTTTGCCTGGGCCTGGCTGATGTCCGCAGAAAGCGTCGGATCCGGCCACCGCATGGCGCTGTCGTGGGACGGCGCTGGCCAAGATGAAACGAATGCCATGGCGCAGGAATCCAACAATGGCCGGCAGCCGGGCGGGCTGGATGTGCTGGCTTTTTACTTGCGCAGCGATCGCGAGCTGGTGCGGAACGCCGATGGGCGCCGCTGGTGCTGGGAGCGTCATGCGCATGATTAA
- a CDS encoding DUF1289 domain-containing protein: protein MSQSPSQRPDTPCVAVCSTTFDDVCRGCGRTVNEVAHWVFMTEEEKTKVWERITAEGYPRRQG, encoded by the coding sequence ATGTCACAGTCTCCCTCGCAACGTCCCGATACACCCTGCGTGGCAGTCTGTTCCACCACTTTCGACGATGTCTGCCGCGGCTGCGGCCGTACCGTCAATGAAGTGGCGCACTGGGTCTTCATGACCGAGGAAGAAAAGACCAAGGTATGGGAACGGATCACCGCCGAGGGCTACCCGCGCCGCCAAGGTTAA
- a CDS encoding acyl carrier protein, which translates to MTLTNSMSKEEIYLWLVNVLHEMFEIDKDQVTPQANLYTDLDIDSIDAVDLVVKLKQLTGKRLQPDVFKAVRTVQDVVDALAALLAEDEK; encoded by the coding sequence ATGACATTGACCAACTCAATGAGCAAGGAAGAAATCTACCTGTGGCTGGTGAACGTGCTGCATGAAATGTTCGAGATCGACAAGGACCAGGTGACGCCCCAGGCCAACCTGTATACCGACCTCGATATCGACAGCATCGATGCGGTCGACCTGGTGGTCAAGCTCAAGCAGCTGACCGGCAAACGCCTGCAGCCGGACGTGTTCAAGGCGGTGCGCACGGTGCAGGACGTGGTCGACGCGCTGGCGGCCTTGCTGGCCGAGGACGAAAAGTAA
- the galE gene encoding UDP-glucose 4-epimerase GalE: MTIKNNIILVTGAAGYIGSHICAALLSEKYSVLAVDNLSNSSLEAIRRAERCGDGKIDFHQIDLGDRPALDRLLQAHSVDAVIHCAGLKNMNESVQQPLRYFHNNVSATVTLLQALQQHGVRNFVFSSSAAVYGAPAAVPIAETAALRASNPYSQSKLMAEQVLADLGAADSSWAIGVLRYFNPVGAHVSGIMGEASRTMANNLLPAMARVASGQQAMLPIFGGDYPTADGTGVRDYIHVTDVADAHIAALRYLFGNRRGFTVNLGTGRGYSVLEMLDAFEAVSVRRIPYEIRARRAADTASCYADPAQASRLLGWRASKGLADMCADHWRWHSENPQGYGDN, encoded by the coding sequence TTGACGATCAAAAACAACATAATCCTGGTGACCGGCGCCGCGGGCTATATAGGTTCCCATATCTGCGCCGCACTACTGTCCGAAAAATACTCCGTGCTTGCCGTCGACAACCTGTCGAACAGTTCGCTGGAGGCGATACGCCGGGCGGAACGTTGCGGCGATGGCAAGATCGATTTCCACCAGATCGACCTCGGCGACCGCCCCGCCCTCGACCGCCTGCTGCAGGCGCATAGCGTGGACGCCGTCATCCACTGCGCCGGACTCAAGAACATGAACGAGTCGGTGCAACAGCCGCTGCGCTATTTCCACAACAACGTCAGCGCCACGGTAACCCTGCTGCAGGCCTTGCAGCAGCATGGGGTCAGGAATTTCGTATTCAGCTCGTCGGCGGCGGTGTACGGCGCGCCGGCCGCTGTGCCGATCGCGGAAACCGCCGCGCTGCGCGCCAGCAATCCGTACAGCCAGTCGAAACTGATGGCGGAACAGGTGCTGGCGGATCTGGGCGCCGCGGACAGCAGTTGGGCGATTGGCGTGTTGCGTTACTTTAACCCGGTCGGGGCGCATGTCAGCGGCATCATGGGCGAAGCGTCGCGCACCATGGCGAACAACCTGCTGCCGGCCATGGCGCGTGTCGCGTCGGGACAACAAGCCATGCTGCCGATATTCGGCGGCGATTACCCCACCGCCGACGGCACCGGGGTGCGCGACTACATCCATGTGACTGATGTGGCGGATGCCCATATCGCAGCGCTGCGCTACCTGTTCGGCAACAGGCGCGGCTTCACCGTCAACCTGGGCACCGGGCGCGGGTATAGCGTACTGGAAATGCTGGATGCTTTCGAAGCCGTCAGCGTGCGCCGCATCCCGTATGAAATCAGGGCGCGCCGCGCTGCCGATACCGCCAGCTGTTATGCCGACCCGGCGCAGGCGTCAAGACTGCTCGGCTGGCGCGCCAGCAAGGGCCTGGCGGACATGTGCGCCGACCACTGGCGCTGGCACAGCGAGAATCCACAGGGTTATGGCGATAATTAG
- a CDS encoding TIGR00730 family Rossman fold protein, whose protein sequence is MKSLCVYCGSSPGATPVYAEAARGLAQAMVEQDIALVYGGGNVGLMGIIADEVLRLGGRATGVIPQALLQKELGHKGLTQLHIVKDMHERKAMMADLSDGFIAMPGGVGTLEELFEVFTWAQLGFHQKPIGLLNVDGFYDGLLQFIQHMVSQRFLKGEQAEILIAEAHAAELLQRFKSFVPHLVPKWLDRNTI, encoded by the coding sequence ATCAAATCTCTCTGCGTCTATTGCGGCTCTTCTCCCGGCGCTACTCCGGTTTATGCGGAAGCGGCGCGCGGGCTGGCGCAAGCCATGGTCGAGCAGGATATCGCGCTGGTATACGGCGGCGGCAACGTCGGCCTGATGGGCATCATTGCCGATGAAGTGCTGCGCCTGGGCGGCCGCGCCACCGGCGTGATTCCGCAGGCCTTGCTGCAAAAGGAACTGGGTCACAAGGGCCTGACGCAGCTGCATATCGTCAAGGACATGCACGAGCGCAAGGCAATGATGGCGGACCTCTCGGATGGCTTTATTGCGATGCCGGGCGGCGTAGGCACGCTGGAGGAATTGTTCGAAGTATTCACCTGGGCCCAGCTGGGTTTCCACCAGAAGCCGATCGGCCTGCTGAACGTCGACGGTTTTTACGACGGCTTGCTGCAGTTCATCCAGCATATGGTGTCGCAGCGTTTCCTGAAAGGCGAGCAGGCAGAAATCCTGATCGCGGAAGCGCACGCTGCAGAACTGCTGCAACGCTTCAAGTCGTTTGTGCCGCATCTGGTGCCGAAATGGCTGGACCGCAACACCATCTGA